A region from the Geobacter benzoatilyticus genome encodes:
- a CDS encoding right-handed parallel beta-helix repeat-containing protein — protein sequence MIGFPPAIKGAPALLFALLSMMLFLGGCGKVSELFDAGSMFAHSPKPATGTDEGGETAPVVIEAPGSTPTPSPEPVKSPAPVAVRTPHSLPGESRLAPAVDAAAEQVMRDAVLTEDTIWRGEVLVEGSITVAPQTTLTIEPGTVVRFRRTAPGEGAGPVLLVQGRIVAKGGAGEPVRFTSAFPDPGAGEWQGIILLGSEKKNLFDQCRVEGAVTGIDASFSTITLKDVSLSACGTGARFQDSIITVEGCEASGCRVGMELAESEADVRNITVRGNRLGMMVRGGSLFLEGGRFVANKQAGLTASSSRFSIASAIFRDNATGLAVTDCTGKVTASRVSDNRDVGIHLVRSRVQVNGNEIASNGAIGLRVEDGLGVAWGNAFSGNGSFDIENAGGEDFRAMANWWGEPSPLLVKRLNHRPQDPARGRVLVNPVLKARPPLRSLNPVP from the coding sequence ATGATAGGTTTTCCCCCGGCGATAAAAGGGGCTCCTGCCCTCCTGTTCGCGCTTCTGTCCATGATGCTGTTTCTTGGCGGTTGCGGCAAGGTTTCGGAGCTTTTTGACGCGGGCAGCATGTTTGCTCATTCTCCGAAGCCCGCAACAGGCACTGATGAGGGGGGTGAAACGGCGCCTGTCGTGATTGAGGCTCCCGGGTCCACGCCTACGCCTTCCCCGGAACCGGTGAAGAGTCCTGCTCCCGTTGCCGTCCGTACGCCACATTCGCTTCCGGGGGAATCGCGCCTTGCGCCGGCGGTGGATGCTGCCGCCGAGCAGGTGATGCGCGATGCCGTTTTGACCGAAGACACCATCTGGCGCGGCGAGGTATTGGTGGAAGGCTCCATAACCGTGGCGCCCCAGACAACTCTTACCATTGAACCGGGGACCGTTGTCCGTTTCCGGAGGACTGCCCCCGGCGAGGGGGCGGGGCCGGTGCTCCTGGTACAGGGCCGGATTGTGGCCAAGGGGGGTGCCGGGGAACCGGTTCGCTTTACCTCAGCCTTTCCGGACCCCGGTGCCGGTGAGTGGCAGGGGATTATCCTCCTGGGAAGCGAGAAGAAGAATCTTTTTGATCAGTGCCGTGTCGAAGGGGCAGTTACCGGCATAGACGCATCTTTTTCCACCATAACCCTCAAAGATGTGTCCCTGTCCGCCTGCGGAACCGGAGCGCGGTTCCAGGATTCCATCATTACCGTTGAAGGCTGCGAAGCATCCGGCTGCCGTGTGGGCATGGAACTCGCCGAGAGCGAGGCTGATGTTCGCAATATTACCGTGCGCGGCAACCGCCTCGGCATGATGGTGCGCGGCGGATCCCTTTTTCTGGAGGGGGGGCGATTTGTCGCCAACAAGCAGGCTGGATTAACCGCGAGTTCATCCCGCTTCAGCATTGCTTCCGCTATTTTCCGGGATAACGCCACCGGCTTAGCCGTCACCGACTGTACCGGCAAGGTGACGGCGTCGCGGGTTTCGGACAACCGGGATGTGGGGATTCATCTCGTCCGCTCCAGGGTTCAGGTGAACGGCAACGAAATCGCCTCGAATGGTGCCATAGGCCTGCGGGTAGAGGATGGGCTGGGCGTCGCGTGGGGAAATGCTTTTTCGGGCAATGGCAGCTTTGACATTGAAAACGCTGGCGGGGAAGATTTCAGAGCCATGGCCAACTGGTGGGGCGAGCCTTCGCCATTGCTAGTCAAGCGCCTGAATCATCGACCCCAGGATCCAGCCCGCGGTCGGGTTCTGGTGAATCCCGTGCTCAAGGCCCGGCCACCTCTGCGTTCACTGAATCCCGTGCCCTGA
- a CDS encoding Smr/MutS family protein, translating into MIEDTPVELPIDGILDLHAFRPGEVKDLIPDYLAACRERSIYSVRIIHGKGTGTLRRTVHAVLERLDVVASFRMAGEDAGGWGATLVELKRQNR; encoded by the coding sequence ATGATTGAAGACACGCCCGTAGAACTCCCCATTGACGGTATTCTTGACCTCCATGCTTTCCGGCCCGGCGAGGTGAAGGACCTCATCCCCGATTACCTGGCGGCTTGCCGCGAACGGTCCATTTACTCTGTCAGGATTATCCACGGCAAGGGGACGGGAACTCTGCGCCGGACAGTTCATGCCGTCCTGGAGCGGCTCGACGTTGTGGCATCGTTCCGTATGGCGGGGGAGGATGCAGGGGGATGGGGGGCGACGCTGGTGGAGCTGAAGCGGCAGAACCGGTGA
- a CDS encoding PhoH family protein, which translates to MIKNFVLDTNVLLYDPQAIFKFVDNNIIIPITVIEEVDRFKKDMNETGRNARQVSRYLDDMRKKGSLSSGITLETGGTLRVEMYEEKIMKRLPPELREERGDNRILAVAVKILEENGGEPVVFVTKDTNLRIKADAIGLTAEDYESDKVDIEELYPGFTEIDVPAEIVDRFHGQGWVELPGHTFYSNQGVTLRDETNPSHTALGKYRAADGKIVPLVKTGKEGVWSIFPRNREQAFAFDLLLDDSIKLVTLVGKAGTGKTLLAIAGGLHKTAEENVFNRLLVSRPVFPMGRDLGFLPGDIEEKLAPWMQPIFDNVELLLSGHEAEKRHSKGYKELMAMGIMEIEPLTYIRGRSIPNQFMIVDEAQNLTPHEIKTIITRAGEGTKIVLTGDPYQIDNPYVDASSNGLTYVVERFKEQAIAGHITMTKGERSDLAELAANLL; encoded by the coding sequence ATGATAAAAAACTTCGTACTTGATACCAACGTGCTTCTCTACGACCCCCAGGCAATCTTCAAGTTTGTCGACAACAACATCATCATTCCCATTACGGTCATCGAAGAGGTGGACCGGTTCAAGAAGGACATGAACGAGACGGGGCGCAACGCCCGTCAGGTTTCCCGCTATCTTGACGATATGCGCAAGAAGGGTTCTCTCTCGTCGGGCATAACCCTGGAGACCGGGGGGACGCTGCGGGTTGAGATGTACGAAGAGAAAATCATGAAGAGGCTCCCTCCCGAACTGCGTGAGGAGCGTGGCGATAACCGGATTCTTGCGGTGGCGGTGAAGATACTGGAGGAGAACGGCGGCGAGCCGGTGGTCTTTGTCACCAAGGATACTAACCTGCGGATCAAGGCCGATGCCATCGGCCTCACGGCTGAAGACTACGAGTCGGACAAGGTTGACATCGAAGAGCTCTATCCCGGCTTCACCGAGATCGACGTGCCGGCCGAGATCGTCGACCGGTTCCACGGCCAGGGGTGGGTGGAGTTGCCGGGACATACCTTTTATTCGAATCAGGGAGTAACCCTTCGCGACGAAACTAACCCCTCCCATACGGCGCTCGGAAAGTACCGGGCTGCCGACGGCAAAATCGTCCCCCTTGTGAAGACCGGTAAGGAAGGAGTCTGGAGCATCTTCCCCCGCAACCGCGAGCAGGCTTTCGCCTTCGATCTCCTCCTGGACGACTCCATCAAGCTCGTCACCCTGGTGGGTAAGGCCGGTACCGGCAAGACGCTGCTGGCCATTGCGGGCGGTCTCCACAAGACGGCGGAGGAGAACGTCTTCAACCGCCTCCTCGTCTCCCGTCCCGTGTTCCCCATGGGACGCGATCTGGGCTTCCTTCCCGGCGACATCGAAGAGAAGCTCGCCCCGTGGATGCAGCCGATCTTCGACAACGTGGAGCTGCTCCTTTCCGGCCATGAGGCCGAGAAACGCCACAGCAAGGGATACAAGGAACTCATGGCCATGGGGATCATGGAAATCGAACCCCTCACCTACATCCGGGGGCGCTCCATCCCGAACCAGTTCATGATCGTCGATGAGGCCCAGAACCTGACCCCCCACGAGATCAAGACCATTATCACCCGTGCCGGCGAGGGGACGAAGATCGTCCTTACCGGCGACCCCTACCAGATCGACAATCCCTACGTGGACGCCTCATCCAACGGTCTCACCTATGTGGTGGAGCGCTTCAAGGAGCAGGCCATCGCCGGGCACATCACCATGACCAAAGGTGAGCGCTCCGATCTTGCGGAACTGGCGGCGAATCTCCTGTAA
- a CDS encoding aminotransferase class V-fold PLP-dependent enzyme: MSLYLDNAATSFPKPESVYESINRALREVGVSPGRGGYRRGLEATRLLFETRESVAAFFGIDDSSRVVFTHSATESLNLAVLGLVRPGDHIISTSAEHNALVRPLHRAAQRGAEITWVEADRRGFVTPEQIAAALRPSTRLVALGHCSNVTGAIQPIAEIAGVARRAGALLLLDAAQSAGMIPIDVQAVGIDLLAAPGHKGLMGPQGTGILYVAGGVELEPLVVGGTGGYSSGMEQPSAMPERFESGTHNLPGIIGLGAGIEFIRTVGLDAIRKREEALVARIMQGLGALPGVTCHGPLPGEPRGSLVSFTAEGIDPQSIGFRLDHEFDICVRVGLHCAPAAHRTIGTYPDGAVRVSPGYFTTDEEVDAFLGAMGAILRSR, translated from the coding sequence ATGTCGCTCTACCTTGACAATGCCGCAACGTCGTTCCCCAAGCCGGAATCCGTCTACGAATCCATAAACAGGGCTTTGCGCGAAGTTGGCGTCAGCCCGGGGCGGGGTGGCTACCGTCGCGGCCTGGAGGCCACTCGCCTTCTCTTTGAGACGAGGGAGTCGGTGGCAGCTTTTTTCGGCATCGACGATTCGTCGCGCGTTGTCTTCACCCACAGCGCTACCGAGTCCCTCAATCTGGCAGTGCTCGGGCTGGTCAGGCCCGGCGACCATATCATATCCACTTCGGCGGAGCACAATGCGCTCGTGCGCCCGCTTCATCGCGCCGCGCAGCGCGGAGCCGAAATTACTTGGGTGGAGGCTGACCGTCGCGGTTTCGTCACGCCGGAACAGATTGCCGCCGCGCTGCGTCCATCTACCCGGCTTGTCGCCCTGGGGCACTGCTCCAATGTGACCGGAGCCATCCAGCCGATTGCTGAAATTGCGGGCGTTGCCCGGCGCGCCGGGGCGCTTCTGCTGCTTGACGCCGCCCAGAGTGCGGGGATGATCCCCATTGACGTGCAGGCCGTGGGTATCGATCTCCTCGCGGCGCCGGGTCACAAGGGGCTCATGGGCCCCCAGGGGACCGGCATCCTCTACGTGGCCGGCGGCGTGGAGCTGGAGCCGCTTGTCGTCGGCGGCACGGGCGGGTATTCATCCGGCATGGAACAGCCAAGCGCCATGCCGGAACGGTTCGAGAGCGGGACCCATAACTTGCCCGGCATCATCGGCCTCGGTGCTGGCATCGAATTTATCCGGACCGTTGGGCTGGACGCCATCCGCAAGCGGGAAGAAGCATTGGTTGCCCGTATCATGCAGGGGCTCGGGGCGTTGCCGGGGGTAACTTGCCACGGGCCGCTCCCAGGCGAACCCCGTGGTTCCCTTGTAAGTTTTACTGCCGAAGGGATTGATCCCCAGTCAATCGGTTTCAGGCTCGACCATGAGTTCGACATCTGTGTAAGGGTTGGGCTCCATTGCGCCCCGGCGGCTCACCGGACCATCGGCACCTATCCCGATGGGGCGGTCAGGGTGAGCCCCGGCTACTTTACGACGGACGAAGAGGTGGACGCATTTCTCGGCGCCATGGGAGCTATCCTCCGCAGCAGGTGA
- the ahcY gene encoding adenosylhomocysteinase encodes MSTPSTQAGAFTDCFVKDLSLAPWGRKEMIIAETEMPGLMAIREEYAASKPLKGARIAGSLHMTIQTAMLIETLTALGAEVRWASCNIFSTQDHAAAAITAAGIPVFAYKGESLEEYWEFTHRIFEWHDGGTPNMILDDGGDATLLLHLGSDAEKDPAVIANPTCEEEQYLFAAIKKRLAEKPGWYSQTAAAIKGVTEETTTGVHRLYQMHEKGRLKFPAINVNDSVTKSKFDNIYGCRESLVDGIKRATDVMVAGKVAVICGYGEVGKGCAQAMRGLQAQVWVTEIDPICALQAAMEGYKVVTMEWAADKADIFVTTTGNINVITHDHMKAMKHNAIVCNIGHFDNEIEVAALKQYQWENIKPQVDHIIFPDGKRIILLAEGRLVNLGCATGHPSYVMSSSFANQTLAQMELFCNPGKYPVGVYMLPKELDEKVARLQLKTLGAMLTELTDEQAAYIGVPKEGPYKTSHYRY; translated from the coding sequence ATGTCGACACCCAGCACACAGGCCGGTGCGTTTACCGATTGCTTTGTAAAGGATCTCTCCCTTGCCCCCTGGGGACGCAAGGAAATGATAATTGCTGAAACCGAGATGCCCGGCCTCATGGCCATCCGCGAGGAGTACGCCGCGAGCAAACCCCTTAAGGGCGCCCGCATCGCCGGTTCGCTCCACATGACCATCCAGACCGCCATGCTCATCGAGACCCTTACGGCCCTTGGCGCCGAAGTGCGCTGGGCATCGTGTAACATCTTCTCGACCCAGGACCACGCCGCTGCCGCCATTACCGCGGCCGGCATCCCCGTCTTCGCCTACAAGGGGGAGTCCCTTGAGGAATACTGGGAATTCACCCACCGGATCTTCGAGTGGCATGACGGCGGCACCCCCAACATGATCCTCGACGACGGCGGCGACGCCACCCTGCTCCTGCACCTGGGGAGCGACGCCGAGAAGGACCCTGCGGTTATCGCCAACCCCACCTGCGAGGAGGAGCAGTACCTCTTTGCCGCCATCAAAAAGCGCCTGGCCGAGAAGCCGGGGTGGTACTCCCAGACCGCCGCCGCCATCAAGGGGGTGACGGAAGAGACCACCACGGGCGTGCACCGGCTCTATCAGATGCACGAGAAGGGGCGTCTCAAGTTCCCGGCCATCAACGTCAACGACTCGGTCACCAAATCCAAGTTCGACAACATCTACGGCTGCCGCGAGTCCCTGGTGGACGGCATCAAGCGGGCCACTGACGTGATGGTGGCCGGCAAGGTGGCAGTCATCTGCGGCTACGGCGAGGTGGGCAAGGGGTGCGCCCAGGCCATGCGCGGGCTCCAGGCCCAGGTGTGGGTTACCGAAATCGACCCCATCTGCGCCCTTCAGGCCGCCATGGAAGGGTACAAGGTGGTCACCATGGAGTGGGCCGCCGACAAGGCAGACATCTTCGTAACCACCACCGGCAACATCAACGTCATCACCCACGACCACATGAAGGCCATGAAGCACAACGCCATCGTCTGCAACATCGGCCACTTCGACAACGAGATCGAGGTGGCAGCCCTGAAGCAGTACCAGTGGGAGAACATCAAGCCCCAGGTGGACCACATCATCTTCCCCGACGGCAAGCGGATCATCCTCCTGGCCGAGGGACGGCTCGTGAACCTTGGCTGCGCCACGGGGCACCCCTCCTACGTCATGAGCTCTTCCTTCGCCAACCAGACCCTGGCCCAGATGGAGCTCTTCTGCAACCCCGGCAAGTACCCGGTCGGCGTCTACATGCTCCCCAAGGAACTGGACGAGAAGGTGGCCCGCCTGCAGCTCAAGACCCTCGGAGCCATGCTCACGGAGCTCACCGATGAGCAGGCCGCCTACATCGGCGTGCCGAAAGAGGGCCCCTACAAGACCAGCCATTACCGGTACTGA
- a CDS encoding M3 family oligoendopeptidase: MTADITTMLWDTDLLYRSPDAPELEADLAKGASEAKAFRDLYLGKVSTLDAAGLRDAFRRYEALSELLVKPQLYAHLLFAADSDSDANKMLSQRTAEFGNLMGRELLFFDLEIMGIPDERFAEIAADECLAGYGHYLQIVRKFRPHTLTEREEQLLKLKNLTGAEAFSRLFDELSASFRFRMELEGEEREFTGEELLGLLHHPDASVRERAFATFLKRHEEEAIALGAVFNTVALDHGQELELRSYRHPMEPTNLGNEIPEEVVNRLMEVSEANYGLARDYFRLKARLMGMPKLKNTDIYAPVGETDRHYTFDEARDLVLDAYGAFQPRFRDICAAFFAERRIDVLPRPGKSGGAFCMGMTPSLSPYVLLNFTGNLRDVATIAHELGHGLHFVLAQKQSMLNYHAPLPLAETASVFGEMLLTRSLLEKESDPSVKIALLCAKIEDIIATTFRQNVLTRFEERMHNERKEGLLTATRLCDLWWEENGKLYGDAVDMIEPYRWGWSYISHFIHARFYCYSYTFAELLVLSLYGKYLEEGDAFIPTYVGILESGGSLSPADTVKPAGIDLADPHFWQKGYDFLAELIEELKGLIGER, from the coding sequence ATGACTGCCGACATCACCACCATGCTCTGGGACACCGATCTCCTCTACCGGTCACCGGATGCACCGGAACTCGAAGCCGATCTCGCCAAGGGTGCCTCTGAGGCAAAAGCGTTCCGGGACCTTTATCTGGGTAAGGTTTCAACCCTGGACGCAGCAGGGCTCCGGGATGCGTTCCGGCGCTACGAAGCCCTCTCGGAACTCCTTGTAAAGCCCCAGCTCTACGCCCATCTTCTCTTTGCCGCCGACTCCGATAGCGACGCGAACAAGATGCTCTCACAGAGAACTGCCGAATTCGGCAACCTCATGGGGCGCGAGCTTCTCTTCTTCGACCTGGAGATCATGGGCATCCCCGATGAACGTTTCGCGGAAATTGCCGCCGACGAATGTCTTGCCGGATATGGCCACTATCTGCAGATTGTCCGTAAATTCCGGCCGCACACGCTTACGGAACGGGAGGAACAGCTCCTGAAGCTGAAAAACCTCACCGGGGCCGAAGCCTTTTCACGCCTTTTCGACGAGCTGTCGGCCTCCTTTCGCTTCAGGATGGAGCTTGAAGGGGAGGAACGGGAGTTTACCGGCGAGGAGCTTTTGGGGCTTCTCCATCACCCGGACGCGTCGGTGCGGGAACGGGCCTTCGCCACCTTCCTGAAGCGACACGAAGAGGAGGCAATCGCCCTGGGCGCCGTCTTCAATACCGTCGCCCTGGACCACGGGCAGGAGCTGGAGCTGCGCAGCTACCGCCACCCCATGGAGCCCACTAACCTGGGGAACGAGATACCCGAAGAGGTGGTGAACCGGCTCATGGAGGTCTCGGAGGCCAACTACGGCCTTGCCCGCGACTACTTCCGGCTCAAGGCGCGGCTCATGGGGATGCCGAAGCTGAAGAACACCGACATCTACGCCCCGGTCGGCGAGACGGACCGCCACTACACCTTTGACGAGGCCCGGGATCTGGTCCTCGATGCCTATGGCGCATTCCAGCCCCGCTTCCGCGACATCTGCGCCGCCTTCTTCGCCGAGCGGCGGATCGACGTGCTGCCGCGCCCCGGCAAGAGCGGCGGCGCCTTCTGTATGGGGATGACGCCGAGCCTCTCCCCCTATGTGCTCCTCAACTTCACCGGCAACCTGCGGGACGTGGCCACCATCGCCCACGAACTGGGGCACGGGCTCCACTTCGTCCTGGCCCAGAAGCAGTCCATGCTCAACTACCACGCGCCGCTCCCCCTGGCGGAAACGGCGTCGGTATTCGGCGAGATGCTCCTGACCCGCTCGCTTCTCGAAAAGGAGAGCGACCCCTCGGTGAAAATCGCGCTGCTATGCGCCAAGATCGAGGATATCATCGCCACCACCTTCCGGCAGAACGTCCTCACCCGCTTCGAGGAGCGGATGCACAACGAACGGAAGGAGGGGCTTCTCACCGCGACGCGGCTCTGCGACCTCTGGTGGGAGGAGAACGGCAAGCTCTACGGCGACGCCGTGGATATGATCGAGCCCTACCGCTGGGGGTGGAGCTACATCTCCCACTTCATCCACGCCCGCTTTTACTGCTACTCCTACACCTTCGCGGAGCTACTGGTCCTCTCCCTCTACGGGAAATACCTGGAGGAAGGCGACGCATTCATCCCCACCTACGTGGGCATCCTGGAAAGCGGCGGTTCACTGTCGCCGGCCGACACGGTGAAGCCGGCGGGAATCGACCTGGCCGATCCCCACTTCTGGCAGAAGGGGTACGATTTTCTGGCGGAACTGATCGAGGAGCTGAAGGGGCTGATTGGGGAACGGTAG
- a CDS encoding vitamin B12-dependent ribonucleotide reductase, with protein MAESTTNMEIPGLSKNARTVLEKRYLKRDTEGKILETPADMFRRVAEAIAVADRSFDKKADTKALAQKFYDLMTSFEFLPNSPTLMNAGRELGQLSACFVLPVGDSMEDIFDAVKYTALIHKSGGGTGFSFSRLRPANDVVRSTSGISSGPISFMRVFDAATETIKQGGTRRGANMGILRVDHPDIMDFIMCKDDQKHLNNFNISVGLTEAFMEAVEKDAEYDLRNPRDGKPCGKLNARKVFSRIVKQAWKNGEPGIIFLDRLNRDNPTPKAGEIESTNPCGEQPLLPYESCNLGSINLGKMVKDGEVDWKRLKEVVRLGVHFLDNVIEVNNYPLPQINETTRSNRKVGLGVMGWADMLILLGIPYSSAEAIALGEKVMRFINDEGHAYSRELAASRGTFPNFEGSIYDRPGEGPIRNATVTTIAPTGTISIIANASSGVEPLFAVSYVRQVLDKNILVEVNPIFEEIARQRGFFSEELMQKIAQHGTVHDIAEVPEDVRKVFVTAHDITPEDHIEMQAAFQKYTDNAVSKTVNFANNATIEDVEKVYRLAYKLECKGVTIYRDGSRDEQVLSTGAKEEKEKVVHTDEKRAVKRDRPKALKGWTYQMQTGCGPLYVTVNEDKAGLFELFTTMGKAGGCAASQCEAIGRMVSLAWRSGVQARQVIKQLLGISCHLPAGFGDNKVLSCADAVAKAIQAHMQAEGYDIGLEATAPERGACPECGGIVEHEGGCAVCHVCGYSECA; from the coding sequence ATGGCAGAATCGACGACAAACATGGAAATCCCCGGGCTTTCGAAAAACGCCCGCACCGTCCTTGAGAAACGCTATCTCAAGCGCGACACCGAGGGGAAAATCCTCGAAACACCCGCCGACATGTTCCGGCGCGTGGCCGAGGCCATTGCCGTCGCTGACCGTAGTTTCGACAAGAAGGCCGACACCAAGGCGCTTGCCCAGAAGTTCTACGACCTGATGACCTCCTTCGAATTCCTCCCCAACTCCCCCACCCTCATGAACGCAGGGCGCGAACTGGGCCAGCTCTCCGCCTGCTTCGTGCTCCCCGTGGGGGACTCCATGGAGGATATCTTCGATGCGGTCAAGTACACTGCCCTGATCCACAAATCCGGCGGCGGAACCGGCTTCTCCTTCTCGCGCCTGCGTCCGGCCAACGATGTGGTCCGTTCCACCTCGGGCATATCCAGCGGCCCCATATCATTCATGCGGGTATTCGACGCCGCCACCGAAACCATCAAGCAAGGGGGGACCCGGCGCGGTGCCAATATGGGGATCCTCCGCGTGGATCATCCGGACATCATGGACTTCATCATGTGCAAGGATGACCAGAAACACCTCAACAACTTCAACATCTCGGTGGGACTCACCGAGGCGTTCATGGAGGCCGTGGAAAAAGACGCAGAATACGATCTGCGCAACCCCCGCGACGGCAAGCCGTGCGGCAAGCTCAATGCCCGCAAGGTGTTCAGCCGCATCGTGAAGCAGGCATGGAAAAACGGCGAGCCGGGGATCATCTTCCTGGACCGCCTCAACCGGGACAACCCCACCCCCAAGGCCGGCGAGATCGAATCAACCAACCCCTGCGGCGAACAACCGCTCCTCCCCTACGAGTCGTGCAACCTGGGCTCCATAAACCTGGGAAAGATGGTGAAAGACGGTGAAGTGGACTGGAAGCGCCTCAAAGAAGTAGTCCGCCTCGGGGTTCACTTCCTGGACAACGTCATTGAAGTGAATAACTACCCTCTTCCCCAGATCAACGAAACGACCCGTTCCAACAGAAAAGTAGGTCTCGGCGTCATGGGATGGGCCGACATGCTGATTCTTCTGGGCATCCCGTACAGTTCCGCCGAAGCCATAGCGCTGGGCGAAAAAGTGATGCGTTTCATCAATGACGAAGGGCACGCCTATTCCCGTGAACTGGCCGCCTCGCGGGGAACGTTCCCCAACTTCGAAGGTTCCATCTATGACCGCCCCGGCGAAGGCCCCATCCGTAACGCCACGGTAACCACCATCGCCCCCACCGGGACCATCTCCATCATCGCCAATGCCTCCAGCGGCGTGGAGCCCCTGTTCGCGGTTTCCTACGTACGCCAGGTCCTCGACAAGAATATCCTCGTGGAGGTCAACCCCATATTTGAAGAAATAGCCCGCCAACGGGGCTTCTTCTCCGAAGAACTCATGCAGAAGATCGCCCAGCACGGCACCGTCCACGACATTGCCGAAGTTCCCGAGGATGTCCGTAAAGTATTCGTTACCGCCCACGACATCACGCCGGAAGACCATATCGAGATGCAGGCGGCTTTCCAGAAGTACACCGACAACGCCGTCTCAAAAACCGTAAACTTCGCCAACAACGCCACCATCGAAGATGTGGAAAAGGTCTACCGCCTGGCCTACAAGCTTGAGTGCAAGGGGGTTACCATCTACCGCGACGGCTCCCGCGACGAGCAGGTTCTCTCCACCGGCGCCAAGGAAGAAAAGGAGAAGGTGGTCCACACCGATGAGAAGCGGGCCGTGAAGCGGGACCGCCCGAAAGCCCTCAAGGGCTGGACCTACCAGATGCAGACCGGCTGCGGCCCCCTCTACGTCACCGTCAACGAGGACAAGGCCGGGCTCTTCGAGCTCTTCACCACCATGGGGAAAGCGGGCGGATGTGCCGCCTCCCAGTGCGAGGCCATCGGCCGCATGGTGTCGCTGGCATGGCGCAGCGGCGTCCAGGCCCGCCAGGTCATCAAGCAACTCCTCGGCATCTCCTGCCATCTGCCGGCCGGCTTCGGCGACAACAAGGTCCTCTCCTGCGCCGATGCCGTGGCCAAGGCTATTCAGGCCCACATGCAAGCTGAAGGCTATGATATCGGGCTCGAAGCCACGGCGCCCGAGCGGGGCGCCTGCCCCGAGTGCGGCGGCATCGTCGAGCATGAAGGGGGCTGCGCCGTCTGCCACGTCTGCGGCTATTCAGAGTGCGCCTGA
- a CDS encoding sensor domain-containing diguanylate cyclase, giving the protein MKCTRELLEEEVSTLKELIDVARTVVSSLDLGHVLQVILSSAMRFADTPAGSVALYDADKSELTINAHSGLSHEFVNTGQWEIRPGSLTGRTLAGGEILFVGDTRKTFYNINPIILKEGIRSLICIPLKVQSRTIGILYLGDFVPREFDRDKLKLLDVLASFAAMAVDNAQFHARTRLMAITDALTGLYNRRYFQQMFGRELSRAQRYHKPLSLIMMDVDDFKKFNDTYGHPHGDKVLGVMGDILVEALRSTDFAFRYGGEEFIVLLPETDFPNALLAAERLRELVEHESIGELKGIASHGITASVGVVSFPRDGETCEELLNSVDGLLYRAKECGKNRVHYRCEGELQ; this is encoded by the coding sequence GTGAAATGCACGAGGGAGCTGCTCGAAGAGGAAGTAAGCACGCTCAAGGAGCTTATCGATGTGGCGAGGACGGTGGTCTCCTCCCTGGATCTCGGTCATGTCCTTCAGGTTATCCTGTCCAGTGCCATGCGTTTTGCGGACACCCCTGCCGGAAGCGTGGCCCTCTATGATGCCGACAAGAGCGAGCTGACCATTAACGCCCATAGCGGATTGTCCCACGAATTCGTCAATACCGGGCAGTGGGAGATTCGGCCGGGCAGTCTTACCGGCCGGACACTTGCCGGCGGAGAGATCCTGTTTGTCGGCGATACCCGGAAAACCTTCTACAACATCAATCCCATCATTCTCAAGGAGGGGATCCGATCCCTCATCTGCATTCCGCTCAAAGTCCAGAGCCGGACCATCGGCATCCTCTACCTTGGGGACTTCGTCCCCCGGGAGTTTGACCGGGATAAGCTGAAACTTCTCGATGTCCTGGCGTCTTTCGCCGCCATGGCCGTAGACAATGCCCAGTTCCATGCGCGGACCCGGCTCATGGCCATAACCGATGCCTTGACAGGTCTTTACAACCGCCGCTATTTCCAGCAGATGTTCGGCCGTGAGCTGAGCCGGGCACAACGCTACCATAAACCCCTTTCCCTTATCATGATGGATGTCGATGACTTCAAAAAATTCAACGACACCTACGGTCATCCCCATGGCGACAAGGTGCTGGGGGTCATGGGAGACATCCTTGTGGAAGCGCTGCGCAGTACTGATTTTGCCTTTCGTTACGGGGGCGAGGAGTTCATCGTTCTACTGCCGGAAACTGATTTTCCCAACGCACTCCTGGCTGCGGAGCGGCTCAGGGAACTTGTGGAGCATGAGAGTATCGGAGAATTGAAGGGGATTGCATCCCACGGTATAACGGCCAGCGTGGGGGTGGTCTCTTTCCCGAGGGACGGTGAAACGTGTGAGGAACTCCTGAACAGTGTGGACGGACTCCTCTACCGGGCCAAGGAGTGCGGGAAAAACCGGGTTCACTACCGTTGCGAGGGAGAATTGCAATGA